In Campylobacter massiliensis, the DNA window CGTCGGGATCTATCGCGTAAAGCTGCTCGGTGCTTAGAATCACGTTTGAGCCGTCGCCTCTAAAGGCGTTTTTAGCGCCCGCGATCTTTTCGATGATGAAGGATTCGGGGGTATTTACGCCGTAAGCGCTCGCCACGCCGCCGTTTTTGCGGATATTTGGATTAAGCCCCATGTAGAGCATGCTGACCTTCTCGTCGTCTTTTAAATTTGCCGTGCGCTCCTGCACGAGTTTTTGCGTTTTGTCGAGGTATTCAAAGAGCTTTAGGGCCTTGTCCTTCTGCCCAAATATCTCTCCTAGCACCCGCATCTCCTCTTGCATAGTTGCGATTTCAGCACCTCTTGGAGCATAGATCACCACAAGCGGAATTCCTAGCGCCTCGATAGTCGCGATCGTTTTTTCCACGGCGTCTTTATTTGAGCCGCGTAGCGTGCAGTCTCCGATACGAAGGATCACTAGCTGCGGGTTTTCGTTCGCCAAGGCTTCAAAATTTATGACGTTTCCTTGCGGAGAATTTACGCATGGCAGGTCATTTAGCCACGGGTGCAGATACTTCATGACGTTCCACCCGCGAAGTGTGTAGTTTTCGCCCGCTTTTGTGGTGAAGTCGTATTTGTAATCTCGCTTCATAGACCACGAGCCGATGAGCTTGACCTTATCGATCACGCCAAGATGCGTCATGACGCTCTCGACGAACCCGTCGTCGATCGTAGCGACTCTTTCAAGCGGGGAGGCGATCTTGATCTCCGCGCCGCGCATATCTTTGACGCTAAACTCGCCGCCAAACGCTAGGCTAAGCGCTAGTAAAAAGCCGAGTAGAAATTTCATAAAAGCTCCTTTTTGAGAAGGTAAATTTAACCTCGTCATTATAGCCTAGTATGATGAAATTTAAATTAATATTACTGTAGGGCTACAAAAACATAAAATTTAAAATAAGCCGTTTTGGGTATAATTTTCAAAAATTTCGGAGCGGTAAAATGGACAGAAAAGAGCTTCTAGGCGGCGTAAAACGCATCGTCGTAAAGGTCGGCACCTCGACGCTAGCAAACGCGGACGGTTCGCTAAACGAGGATAAAATCAAACAAATCGTGGCAAATTTAAGCGAACTAAACGAAAACGCAGAAGTGGTCTTCGTAACCTCGGGCGCCGTGGGTGCGGGCATGGGGCAGATGAAACTCGCGCACAAGCCAAAATCCATCGTCGAAAAGCAAGCTCTGGCGGCCATCGGGCAGGTTTCGCTCATACATCTTTATCAAATTTTATTTTGGGCGCACGGCAAGACGATCGCGCAGCTACTGCTGACCAAAGACGACTTTAGCGACCGCCGCCGCTACCTAAATATGCGCAGCGTCCTACGCTCCTTGCTCGCTAAAAAAATCATCCCCGTCATCAATGAAAACGACCCCGTCGTGGGCGAGGGCATCAAGGGCGTAAAAGTCGGCGACAACGACACGCTAAGCGCGCTGGTTGCGGGGCTAATCGAGGCTGATTTGCTCGTGATTTTGACCGATATCGACGGGCTATACGACAAAAATCCAAGCGTTTTTGCGGACGCTAAATTTATAAATTTGGTCGAAAATTTAGATGACGGCATCAGAGCGGCTGCGGGCGCGGAGGGTAGTAAATTTGGCACCGGCGGCATGCGCACTAAAATCACCGCAGCCGAGATGACGACCAAAAACGGCACTCATCTCATCATCGCAAACGGCTCCGACCCGCGAAATATCGTGCGAGCAGCGCAGGGCAGCGAGGTCGGGACGCTATTTTTGGCGGGCAAAAACAGGATAAATTCGCGTAAATATTGGCTCGCCTATTCGGCCGCAGATAACGGCTCCGTCGCGATCGACGCAGGCGCGGCGAAGGCGCTAAAAGAGGGCAAAAGCCTGCTAGCAGTCGGCATTGCCGAGGTCGTGGGTGAGTTTGAGCGCGGCGAAACGCTCGCTATCAAAGACGCAAACGGTCTGGCGCTAGCCCGCGGCATAACAAACTACTCATCGGCCGAGCTAGCTCTCATAAAAGGGCGCAAGAGCGAGGAGATCGAGGCGGTTCTGGGCTACAAATACGAGGACGAGGCGCTGCACATCGACAACATCGCGCTGATTTAGGTCAAATTTGGCGATTATTTGCGGCGAAATTTGGTCGTATCGG includes these proteins:
- a CDS encoding ABC transporter substrate-binding protein, translated to MKFLLGFLLALSLAFGGEFSVKDMRGAEIKIASPLERVATIDDGFVESVMTHLGVIDKVKLIGSWSMKRDYKYDFTTKAGENYTLRGWNVMKYLHPWLNDLPCVNSPQGNVINFEALANENPQLVILRIGDCTLRGSNKDAVEKTIATIEALGIPLVVIYAPRGAEIATMQEEMRVLGEIFGQKDKALKLFEYLDKTQKLVQERTANLKDDEKVSMLYMGLNPNIRKNGGVASAYGVNTPESFIIEKIAGAKNAFRGDGSNVILSTEQLYAIDPDVIVLPTSNGYHPASELLNSADFEKLEELKAIKNKRVYAMPWSPMNCARRVEYPIDILIIAKAAYPQLFSDIKVHKFVIDFYKDVYGVSEEQAKALRSEQILDWTVEYDF
- the proB gene encoding glutamate 5-kinase, whose translation is MDRKELLGGVKRIVVKVGTSTLANADGSLNEDKIKQIVANLSELNENAEVVFVTSGAVGAGMGQMKLAHKPKSIVEKQALAAIGQVSLIHLYQILFWAHGKTIAQLLLTKDDFSDRRRYLNMRSVLRSLLAKKIIPVINENDPVVGEGIKGVKVGDNDTLSALVAGLIEADLLVILTDIDGLYDKNPSVFADAKFINLVENLDDGIRAAAGAEGSKFGTGGMRTKITAAEMTTKNGTHLIIANGSDPRNIVRAAQGSEVGTLFLAGKNRINSRKYWLAYSAADNGSVAIDAGAAKALKEGKSLLAVGIAEVVGEFERGETLAIKDANGLALARGITNYSSAELALIKGRKSEEIEAVLGYKYEDEALHIDNIALI